From the genome of Amycolatopsis sp. NBC_01488, one region includes:
- a CDS encoding 6-phosphofructokinase, giving the protein MRVGVLTGGGDCPGLNAVIRAVVRKGIEVHGWDFVGFRNGWNGPLTGDSRPLGLNDVEDILTRGGTILRSSRTNPYKVDGGVEKIKQVLADQGVDALIAIGGEDTLGVAKRLTDDGVGVVGVPKTIDNDLGATDYTFGFDTAVSIATEAIDRLHTTAESHHRALVVEVMGRHAGWIALHSGLAGGASVILVPERQFDVDQVVSWVERRFEKEFAPIIVVAEGALPEGGEEKLLTGEKDAFGHVRLGGIGTWLADEIAHRTGKESRAVVLGHVQRGGTPTAYDRVLATRFGLHAVDAVADGDFGVMVALKGTDIVRVKLSEATAELKTVPVERYEEAEVFFG; this is encoded by the coding sequence ATGCGTGTCGGTGTGCTGACCGGCGGCGGCGACTGCCCGGGGCTCAACGCGGTGATCCGCGCGGTGGTGCGTAAGGGCATCGAGGTCCACGGCTGGGACTTCGTGGGCTTCCGGAACGGCTGGAACGGCCCGCTGACCGGGGACAGCCGCCCGCTCGGCCTCAATGACGTCGAGGACATCCTCACCCGCGGCGGCACCATCCTGCGGTCCTCGCGCACCAACCCGTACAAGGTCGACGGCGGCGTCGAGAAGATCAAGCAGGTCCTGGCCGACCAGGGCGTCGACGCGCTGATCGCGATCGGCGGCGAGGACACCCTCGGCGTCGCGAAGCGGCTCACGGACGACGGCGTCGGCGTCGTGGGCGTGCCCAAGACGATCGACAACGACCTGGGCGCCACCGACTACACGTTCGGCTTCGACACCGCGGTCTCCATCGCGACCGAGGCGATCGACCGGCTGCACACCACGGCCGAGTCGCACCACCGTGCGCTGGTCGTCGAGGTCATGGGCCGCCACGCCGGCTGGATCGCGCTGCACTCCGGCCTCGCCGGCGGCGCGAGCGTGATCCTGGTGCCGGAGCGGCAGTTCGACGTCGACCAGGTCGTCTCCTGGGTCGAGCGCCGCTTCGAGAAGGAGTTCGCGCCGATCATCGTCGTCGCCGAGGGCGCGCTGCCCGAGGGCGGCGAGGAGAAGCTGCTCACCGGCGAGAAGGACGCCTTCGGGCACGTCCGCCTCGGCGGCATCGGCACCTGGCTGGCCGACGAGATCGCCCACCGCACCGGCAAGGAGTCCCGCGCGGTGGTCCTGGGCCACGTCCAGCGCGGCGGCACCCCGACGGCCTACGACCGCGTCCTCGCGACCCGCTTCGGCCTCCACGCCGTCGACGCGGTGGCGGACGGCGACTTCGGCGTGATGGTCGCCCTGAAGGGCACGGACATCGTCCGCGTGAAGCTCTCCGAGGCGACCGCCGAGCTGAAGACGGTCCCGGTCGAGCGCTACGAGGAAGCCGAAGTCTTCTTCGGCTGA
- a CDS encoding winged helix-turn-helix transcriptional regulator, with product MKRYHCAVELAVDLIGGKWKPVILAHLKEGAHRYGELRRRMPGVSEKMLTQQLRELAADGIVRRLELDGRVPHVEYHLTEVGEELRPALTALYEWGERRAAAAGIAFEPAGEPQA from the coding sequence ATGAAGCGATACCACTGCGCGGTGGAGCTGGCGGTCGACCTGATCGGCGGCAAGTGGAAGCCGGTGATCCTCGCGCACCTCAAGGAAGGCGCGCACCGCTACGGCGAACTGCGGCGCCGCATGCCGGGGGTGAGCGAGAAGATGCTGACCCAGCAGCTGCGCGAGCTGGCGGCGGACGGGATCGTGCGGCGCCTCGAGCTCGACGGCCGGGTGCCGCACGTGGAGTACCACCTGACGGAGGTGGGGGAGGAGCTCCGGCCGGCGCTGACGGCGTTGTACGAGTGGGGCGAGCGCCGCGCGGCGGCCGCGGGCATCGCGTTCGAACCGGCTGGGGAGCCCCAGGCGTAA
- a CDS encoding Lrp/AsnC family transcriptional regulator has product MDELDSALLTLLQEDAKQTNKELARKLHIAQSTCLERVRDLTRRGIVRGHHVDVDLKKIGRPVQAMVAVRLRPPDRAVIESFRAFVAGLPEVLSVFVMSGSDDFLLHIAVADNDHLSGFVLDRLTQRKEIVDVRTSVIFSHVRRTVVTPVVPDA; this is encoded by the coding sequence ATGGACGAACTGGATTCGGCGCTGCTGACCCTCCTGCAGGAGGACGCCAAGCAGACCAACAAGGAGCTGGCCCGCAAGCTGCACATCGCGCAGTCGACGTGCCTGGAACGGGTGCGGGACCTGACCCGGCGCGGGATCGTGCGCGGGCACCACGTCGACGTCGACCTGAAGAAGATCGGCCGTCCGGTGCAGGCGATGGTCGCGGTGCGGCTGCGTCCGCCCGACCGGGCCGTGATCGAGTCGTTCCGCGCGTTCGTGGCGGGGCTGCCCGAGGTGCTGTCGGTGTTCGTGATGTCCGGCAGCGACGACTTCCTGCTGCACATCGCGGTCGCCGACAACGACCACCTGAGTGGGTTCGTCCTCGACCGGCTGACCCAGCGCAAGGAGATCGTCGACGTCCGGACGTCGGTGATCTTCAGTCACGTCCGCCGCACCGTGGTAACGCCGGTGGTGCCCGACGCGTGA
- a CDS encoding glutamate--cysteine ligase, which yields MHIEFSPSRRSTVGAEWELGLVDRRSGELSSVAEQILEAVRPDGPAEHPKIKQELLLNTIEVTTGVCDTIAEAKADLAESLDVLHGVADPLGVEMFSAGTHPFSNWYQQKVTDKERYAKLIDRTQWWGRQMLIYGVHVHVGVDHRDKVLPILDALLNYAPHLQALSASSPYWGAEDTGYASNRALMFQQLPTAGLPFQFRKWAELESYVEDMFTTGVIDHFSEIRWDIRPAPHLGTIEMRVCDGLPTLEEVGAIAALTQCLVDDFSERLDDGEILPTLPPWHVQENKWRAARYGTDAIIILDAAGRERLVTDDVADLLDRLDPVARRLDCVAELRDVETILKYGPSYRRQRAVAEQHKGSLKAVMASLVAEMRDGILKD from the coding sequence ATGCACATCGAGTTCAGCCCTTCGCGGCGATCGACCGTCGGCGCGGAATGGGAACTCGGCCTGGTCGACCGGCGCAGCGGCGAGCTGTCCTCGGTCGCCGAGCAGATCCTCGAGGCCGTCCGCCCCGACGGCCCGGCCGAGCACCCGAAGATCAAGCAGGAGCTGCTGCTCAACACCATCGAGGTCACCACCGGCGTCTGCGACACGATCGCCGAGGCCAAGGCCGACCTGGCGGAGTCCCTCGACGTCCTGCACGGGGTCGCCGACCCGCTCGGCGTCGAGATGTTCTCGGCCGGGACGCACCCGTTTTCGAACTGGTACCAGCAGAAGGTCACGGACAAGGAGCGGTACGCGAAGCTGATCGACCGGACCCAGTGGTGGGGACGGCAGATGCTGATCTACGGCGTGCACGTCCACGTCGGGGTCGACCACCGCGACAAGGTGCTGCCGATCCTCGACGCGCTGCTCAACTACGCGCCGCACCTGCAGGCGCTCTCGGCGTCTTCGCCGTACTGGGGCGCCGAGGACACCGGGTACGCGTCGAACCGGGCGCTGATGTTCCAGCAGCTGCCGACGGCCGGGCTGCCGTTCCAGTTCCGGAAGTGGGCCGAGCTGGAGAGCTACGTCGAGGACATGTTCACCACCGGCGTGATCGACCACTTCTCGGAGATCCGCTGGGACATCCGGCCGGCGCCGCACCTGGGCACCATCGAGATGCGCGTCTGCGACGGGCTGCCGACGCTGGAGGAGGTCGGCGCGATCGCGGCGCTGACGCAGTGCCTGGTCGACGACTTCAGCGAGCGCCTCGACGACGGCGAGATCTTGCCGACGCTGCCGCCGTGGCACGTCCAGGAGAACAAGTGGCGCGCGGCGCGCTACGGCACGGACGCGATCATCATCCTGGACGCGGCCGGGCGCGAGCGGCTCGTCACCGACGACGTCGCCGACCTGCTGGACCGGCTCGACCCGGTGGCGCGGCGGCTGGACTGCGTCGCCGAGCTGCGCGACGTCGAGACGATCTTGAAGTACGGGCCGAGCTACCGGCGGCAGCGGGCGGTCGCGGAACAGCACAAGGGCAGCCTCAAGGCCGTGATGGCGTCCCTGGTCGCGGAGATGCGCGACGGGATCTTGAAGGACTAG
- a CDS encoding polyadenylate-specific 3'-exoribonuclease AS, with protein sequence MRFFYDTEFIEDGVTIDLVSIGVVDERGREFYAVSTEFDPSKAGQWVRDNVLDKLPSPADKAWRSREKIRADLLEFFGKPPGGIELWAWFAAYDHVALAQLWGPMPALPRQLPRFTRDLRQRWEDAGKPKLPSAPTDQHDALADAKHNLARWEVIEEYFHRR encoded by the coding sequence GTGCGTTTTTTCTACGACACCGAGTTCATCGAAGACGGCGTGACCATCGACCTGGTGTCCATCGGTGTCGTTGACGAGCGGGGCCGCGAGTTCTACGCGGTTTCGACCGAGTTCGATCCCTCGAAGGCCGGGCAGTGGGTCCGGGACAACGTCCTGGACAAGCTGCCGTCGCCCGCCGACAAAGCGTGGCGCAGCCGCGAGAAGATCCGCGCCGACCTGCTGGAGTTCTTCGGCAAGCCCCCGGGTGGGATCGAGCTGTGGGCGTGGTTCGCCGCGTACGACCACGTCGCGCTCGCCCAGCTGTGGGGTCCGATGCCGGCGTTGCCGCGGCAACTGCCGCGCTTCACGCGGGACCTGCGCCAGCGGTGGGAGGACGCGGGCAAGCCGAAGCTGCCGTCGGCCCCCACCGACCAGCACGACGCCCTCGCGGACGCGAAGCACAACCTCGCGCGCTGGGAAGTCATCGAGGAGTACTTCCACCGCCGCTGA
- a CDS encoding alpha/beta hydrolase, whose translation MGVLAGAEPFGHTGSAETGFLLCHGFTGTPASMRAWGDHLAGAGFTVRCPLLPGHGTRWPDLNRTTWEDWYGAVREALLALLSTCKTVFVGGLSMGGTLTLRLAEEFGDRIAGIVLVNPSVTRLKWDTRLLPVLGRIVPSVPAIANDIKKPGETELAYPRTPVRAAASLAKLWALVRADLGKVTQPVLLLHSSVDHVVEPVNSQLVLRGVSSTDVTEVVLENSYHVATQDNDAEVIFTRSVEFAKAHAAQPEETA comes from the coding sequence ATGGGCGTGCTCGCCGGCGCGGAACCGTTCGGCCACACCGGTTCGGCCGAGACCGGGTTCCTGCTCTGCCACGGGTTCACCGGTACCCCGGCGAGCATGCGGGCCTGGGGTGACCACCTGGCCGGGGCCGGGTTCACCGTGCGCTGCCCGCTGCTGCCCGGCCACGGCACCCGCTGGCCGGATCTCAACCGCACGACGTGGGAAGACTGGTACGGCGCCGTCCGCGAGGCGCTGCTCGCGCTGCTCTCGACGTGCAAGACGGTGTTCGTCGGCGGCCTTTCGATGGGCGGGACGCTCACCCTGCGCCTGGCCGAGGAGTTCGGCGACCGGATCGCCGGGATCGTCCTGGTCAACCCGTCGGTGACCCGGCTGAAGTGGGACACGCGGCTGCTGCCGGTGCTGGGCCGGATCGTGCCGTCGGTGCCGGCGATCGCGAACGACATCAAGAAGCCGGGCGAGACGGAGCTGGCCTACCCGCGCACGCCGGTGCGCGCCGCGGCGAGCCTGGCGAAGCTGTGGGCGCTCGTGCGCGCGGACCTGGGCAAGGTCACGCAGCCGGTGCTGCTGCTGCACTCGTCGGTCGACCACGTCGTCGAGCCGGTCAACTCGCAGCTGGTGCTGCGGGGCGTCTCGAGCACCGACGTCACCGAGGTCGTGCTGGAGAACAGCTACCACGTCGCGACGCAGGACAACGACGCCGAGGTGATCTTCACGCGCAGCGTCGAGTTCGCGAAGGCGCATGCCGCACAGCCCGAGGAGACCGCATGA
- a CDS encoding lysophospholipid acyltransferase family protein, translating into MLYWLMKWVFIGPLLKTLWPTKVVGAENIPETGGAILAGNHLAVADSFFMPLRVKRKVTFPAKSEYFTEPGFKGLLKKWFFTGVGQFPIDRSGGNAAQAALDTAIRLVKAGHLLGIYPEGTRSPDGRLYKGKTGVARIALESGGVVVPVAMIGTDKVNPIGSKMWWPRRLEVRFGKPLDFSRYEGLAGDRFIERSITDEIMYALMELSGQEYVDIYAAKAKELLAAEAAGLKPKVPAQPTAQDAARVPESKVG; encoded by the coding sequence GTGCTGTACTGGCTCATGAAGTGGGTATTCATCGGACCGCTGCTCAAGACGCTGTGGCCGACCAAGGTCGTCGGCGCGGAGAACATCCCGGAGACCGGCGGCGCGATCCTGGCCGGCAACCACCTGGCGGTCGCGGACTCGTTCTTCATGCCGCTGCGCGTCAAGCGCAAGGTGACCTTCCCGGCCAAGTCCGAGTACTTCACCGAGCCCGGCTTCAAGGGCCTGCTCAAGAAGTGGTTCTTCACCGGCGTCGGCCAGTTCCCGATCGACCGCTCCGGCGGCAACGCCGCGCAGGCCGCGCTCGACACGGCGATCCGCCTGGTCAAGGCCGGCCACCTGCTCGGCATCTACCCCGAGGGCACCCGCTCCCCGGACGGCCGCCTGTACAAGGGCAAGACCGGCGTCGCCCGGATCGCGCTGGAGTCCGGCGGCGTCGTCGTCCCGGTGGCGATGATCGGCACGGACAAGGTCAACCCGATCGGCTCCAAGATGTGGTGGCCGCGGCGCCTCGAAGTCCGCTTCGGCAAGCCGCTCGACTTCTCGCGCTACGAAGGTCTCGCCGGTGACCGCTTCATCGAGCGGTCCATCACGGACGAGATCATGTACGCGCTGATGGAGCTGTCCGGCCAGGAGTACGTCGACATCTACGCGGCCAAGGCCAAGGAACTGCTGGCCGCCGAAGCCGCCGGGCTGAAGCCGAAGGTGCCCGCCCAGCCGACCGCCCAGGACGCGGCCCGGGTGCCCGAGTCCAAGGTCGGCTGA
- a CDS encoding 3-deoxy-7-phosphoheptulonate synthase — MTLSAGPATIGDLDAARTTSISPLISPALLREDHPVDAAVAKVVRQGRAETVDILEGRDDRLLVVVGPCSVHDPEAALDYARKLAAKADELHADLHVVMRVYFEKPRTTLGWKGLINDPDLDGTFAVNKGLRLARKLLLDVSGLGLPVGCEFLDPITPQFISDIVTWGSIGARTAASQVHRQLCSALSMPVGIKNSTEGDVQVAVDATRAAAASHVFPGISTDGLAALLTTAGNPDCHVILRGHNAGPNYDAATVADTLARLAKSGLPERVIIDASHGNSGKDHVRQGEVVRELAARIGAGERGISGLMMESFLAAGRQDLALGHPEKLTYGQSITDACLAWDDTAPLLDELAAAVRARR, encoded by the coding sequence ATGACTCTCTCGGCCGGACCCGCCACGATCGGCGATCTCGACGCCGCGCGCACGACGTCGATCAGTCCGCTCATCTCGCCCGCGCTGCTACGCGAAGACCATCCGGTCGACGCCGCGGTCGCCAAGGTCGTGCGGCAGGGCCGCGCGGAAACGGTCGACATCCTCGAAGGCCGGGACGACCGGCTGCTCGTGGTCGTCGGCCCGTGCTCGGTGCACGACCCGGAAGCCGCCCTCGACTACGCCCGCAAGCTGGCCGCCAAGGCCGACGAGCTGCACGCGGACCTGCACGTCGTCATGCGCGTGTACTTCGAGAAGCCGCGCACCACGCTGGGCTGGAAGGGCCTGATCAACGACCCGGACCTGGACGGGACGTTCGCCGTCAACAAGGGGCTGCGGCTGGCGCGCAAGCTGCTGCTCGACGTCTCCGGGCTCGGCCTGCCGGTCGGGTGCGAGTTCCTCGACCCGATCACGCCGCAGTTCATCAGCGACATCGTGACGTGGGGGTCGATCGGCGCGCGGACCGCGGCGAGCCAGGTGCACCGCCAGCTGTGCAGCGCGCTGTCGATGCCGGTGGGCATCAAGAACTCGACCGAGGGCGACGTCCAGGTGGCGGTCGACGCGACGCGTGCGGCCGCGGCGAGCCACGTGTTCCCGGGCATCAGCACCGACGGCCTGGCGGCGCTGCTCACGACGGCCGGCAACCCGGACTGCCACGTGATCCTGCGCGGCCACAACGCCGGCCCGAACTACGACGCGGCAACGGTGGCGGACACGCTGGCGCGGCTGGCGAAGTCGGGGCTGCCGGAGCGCGTGATCATCGACGCGAGCCACGGCAACAGCGGCAAGGACCACGTGCGCCAGGGCGAAGTGGTGCGCGAGCTGGCGGCACGGATCGGCGCCGGCGAGCGCGGGATCAGCGGGCTGATGATGGAGAGCTTCCTCGCGGCCGGGCGGCAGGACCTTGCGCTGGGGCACCCGGAGAAGCTGACGTACGGCCAGTCGATCACGGACGCCTGCCTGGCGTGGGACGACACGGCCCCGCTGCTGGACGAGCTGGCCGCGGCGGTGCGGGCGCGCCGCTGA
- a CDS encoding DUF2000 domain-containing protein, translating to MKARHKCAIVVGAELPVGLAANAAGVLSVTLGHRVEGLVGADVEDADGVAHPGIIHVPLPILTASREEIAAIVRAAAEDSELFFVAFSALAQSCRTYEEYTARMAATPTAGLDSVGVALHGPRKRVDRLVGWLPLLR from the coding sequence GTGAAGGCTCGGCACAAGTGCGCGATCGTGGTCGGCGCGGAGCTGCCCGTGGGCTTGGCGGCCAACGCCGCGGGCGTCCTGTCGGTGACCCTCGGGCACCGGGTCGAGGGGCTCGTCGGGGCCGACGTCGAGGACGCCGACGGCGTCGCGCATCCGGGGATCATCCACGTGCCGCTGCCGATCCTGACGGCCTCGCGCGAGGAGATCGCCGCCATCGTCCGGGCGGCCGCCGAAGACAGCGAACTCTTCTTCGTCGCCTTCAGCGCGCTCGCCCAGAGCTGCCGCACCTACGAGGAGTACACGGCCAGGATGGCGGCCACGCCCACCGCGGGCCTCGACAGCGTCGGCGTCGCCCTGCACGGCCCGCGCAAGCGCGTCGACCGGCTGGTCGGATGGCTGCCGCTGCTGCGCTGA
- a CDS encoding DMT family transporter, which produces MITETRGRCVAAVLAAALIWSSSFAVTKVALAEIPPMTLGALRFVLAALVLGIAARRSPQPSARQRLSIGGAGLLGITAYFALENAGVDLATASDATLIVAAYPIITLVLSGRAAFSPVRLVGMLVALAGVWLVVREHSGGGHRLWGDVLLVAGGVAWAAYNLVVRRDRSGASPIVVTYYQTLAGAGGFVLLSLTETGRWSVPTGGTLLRIGFLAVFCSVAAFLLYNHGLRGLEPSVAVNLLNVVPVAGLGWAVVLAGESLALSQLLGGAVVLAGVFLGSRK; this is translated from the coding sequence ATGATCACAGAAACGCGTGGCCGCTGCGTGGCCGCCGTCCTGGCCGCCGCGCTGATCTGGAGCAGCTCGTTCGCGGTCACCAAAGTCGCACTGGCGGAGATCCCGCCGATGACCCTCGGCGCGCTGCGGTTCGTCCTCGCCGCGCTCGTTCTCGGCATCGCGGCGCGCCGTTCTCCTCAGCCATCCGCCCGGCAGCGCTTGTCCATCGGGGGCGCCGGCCTGCTCGGGATCACGGCGTACTTCGCGCTGGAAAACGCCGGCGTCGACCTGGCGACCGCGTCCGACGCGACGCTGATCGTCGCCGCCTACCCGATCATCACGCTGGTCTTGTCCGGCCGCGCCGCGTTCTCCCCGGTCCGGCTGGTGGGCATGCTGGTGGCTCTCGCCGGGGTCTGGCTGGTCGTGCGGGAGCACTCCGGCGGGGGACACCGGCTGTGGGGCGACGTGCTGCTGGTCGCCGGCGGCGTCGCCTGGGCGGCCTACAACCTGGTCGTACGCCGGGACCGTTCCGGCGCCTCGCCGATCGTGGTCACGTACTACCAGACGTTGGCGGGCGCGGGCGGTTTCGTCCTGCTGTCGCTGACGGAGACGGGCCGCTGGAGCGTCCCGACCGGAGGAACCCTGCTGCGGATCGGCTTCCTCGCGGTCTTCTGCTCGGTGGCGGCTTTCCTGCTGTACAACCACGGACTCCGCGGGCTGGAGCCGAGCGTCGCGGTCAACCTGCTCAACGTGGTCCCGGTGGCAGGTCTCGGCTGGGCCGTGGTGCTTGCCGGGGAGAGCTTGGCCCTTTCTCAGCTGCTCGGCGGGGCCGTCGTGCTCGCCGGCGTTTTCCTCGGGAGCCGGAAGTGA
- a CDS encoding group II truncated hemoglobin, which yields MIVPETPPTPTLYHWAGGHEALVKLLTIFYGHVLEDPLLEPVFRGMDPDHPKHVAVWLGEVFGGPADYSASHGGHAHMVGRHLGRGITEEQRRRWVNLLLDAADEAGLPGDPEFRAALAGYLEWGSRLAVVFSAPGAEPDLHEPVPRWDWPMPPWQPPAP from the coding sequence GTGATCGTGCCAGAAACCCCGCCGACCCCCACCCTCTACCACTGGGCGGGCGGCCACGAAGCCCTCGTGAAGCTGCTGACGATCTTCTACGGCCACGTCCTGGAAGACCCGCTGCTCGAGCCCGTGTTCCGCGGCATGGACCCGGACCACCCGAAGCACGTCGCGGTCTGGCTCGGCGAGGTGTTCGGCGGGCCGGCCGACTACTCCGCGAGCCACGGCGGCCACGCCCACATGGTCGGGCGCCACCTCGGCCGCGGCATCACGGAGGAGCAGCGCCGCCGGTGGGTGAACCTGCTGCTCGACGCCGCCGACGAGGCCGGCCTGCCCGGTGACCCCGAGTTCCGCGCCGCCCTCGCCGGCTACCTCGAGTGGGGCAGCCGCCTGGCCGTCGTGTTCTCGGCCCCCGGCGCCGAGCCGGACCTCCACGAACCGGTGCCGCGCTGGGACTGGCCGATGCCGCCCTGGCAGCCACCCGCGCCGTAG
- a CDS encoding glycoside hydrolase family 18 protein: MSRFRRKSFSALLAVAAAAGLVAGAATAPVATAATEATQASVGKVVGYFTDWGVYDRNYHVKNIETSGSASKLTHINYAFGNVTNGGCAIGDAYADYQKTYDAAGSVDGVADTWDQPLAGSFNQLKKLKAKHPGLKVIWSFGGWTWSGGFGQAAQNPAAFANSCYNLVNDPRWAGVFDGIDIDWEYPNSCGLSCDTSGAAAYKNLMAALRAKFGSKLVTSAITADGTGGGKLDAADYGGAAQYVDWYNVMTYDYFGAWAAQGPTAPHSPLTSYNGIPTAGFYADAAIQKLKSKGVPSSKLLLGIGFYGRGWTGVTQSAPGGTATGPAAGKYEQGIEDYKVLKTSCPSTGTVAGTAYAKCGSNWWSYDTPSTIGGKMSYAKQQGLGGAMVWELSGDTTNGELITAVAK; encoded by the coding sequence ATGTCCCGTTTCCGCAGGAAGAGCTTCTCGGCGCTGCTGGCCGTAGCCGCCGCCGCGGGCCTGGTCGCGGGAGCCGCGACCGCCCCGGTGGCCACCGCCGCCACCGAAGCCACGCAGGCCTCGGTCGGCAAGGTCGTCGGCTACTTCACCGACTGGGGTGTCTACGACCGCAACTACCACGTCAAGAACATCGAGACGTCGGGCTCGGCGAGCAAGCTGACCCACATCAACTACGCGTTCGGCAACGTGACGAACGGCGGCTGCGCGATCGGCGACGCCTACGCGGACTACCAGAAGACCTACGACGCCGCGGGCAGCGTCGACGGCGTCGCCGACACTTGGGACCAGCCCCTCGCCGGCAGCTTCAACCAGCTCAAGAAGCTCAAGGCCAAGCACCCCGGCCTGAAGGTCATCTGGTCGTTCGGCGGCTGGACATGGTCGGGCGGCTTCGGGCAGGCCGCGCAGAACCCCGCGGCGTTCGCGAACTCCTGCTACAACCTGGTCAACGACCCGCGCTGGGCCGGCGTCTTCGACGGCATCGACATCGATTGGGAGTACCCCAACTCCTGCGGCCTGAGCTGCGACACCAGCGGTGCCGCGGCGTACAAGAACCTGATGGCCGCGCTGCGCGCCAAGTTCGGCTCGAAGCTCGTCACCTCGGCGATCACCGCCGACGGCACCGGCGGCGGCAAGCTCGACGCGGCCGACTACGGCGGCGCCGCGCAGTACGTCGACTGGTACAACGTCATGACCTACGACTACTTCGGCGCCTGGGCCGCGCAGGGCCCGACCGCCCCGCACTCGCCGCTGACCAGCTACAACGGCATCCCGACGGCCGGCTTCTACGCCGACGCGGCGATCCAGAAGCTGAAGAGCAAGGGCGTGCCGTCCAGCAAGCTGCTGCTGGGCATCGGCTTCTACGGCCGCGGCTGGACCGGCGTCACGCAGAGCGCCCCGGGCGGCACCGCGACCGGCCCGGCGGCGGGCAAGTACGAGCAGGGCATCGAGGACTACAAGGTGCTCAAGACGTCCTGCCCGTCGACCGGCACGGTCGCCGGCACCGCGTACGCCAAGTGCGGCAGCAACTGGTGGAGCTACGACACCCCGTCGACGATCGGCGGGAAGATGTCCTACGCCAAGCAGCAGGGCCTCGGCGGCGCGATGGTCTGGGAGCTGTCCGGTGACACCACCAACGGCGAGCTGATCACGGCCGTCGCGAAGTAG
- a CDS encoding ArsR/SmtB family transcription factor, whose protein sequence is MQTFEVLAEPRRRTILDLLRAGERSVGELVDELSLSQPAVSKHLRVLREAGLVTVRVAAQRRCYALRPEPLAEVDAWLAPYRQFWSDRLDALERRLDETDPR, encoded by the coding sequence ATGCAGACGTTCGAGGTGCTGGCCGAACCCCGCCGCCGCACGATCCTGGACCTGCTGCGCGCCGGCGAGCGCTCGGTCGGCGAGCTGGTCGACGAGCTTTCGCTCAGCCAGCCCGCGGTGTCGAAGCACCTGCGGGTGCTGCGGGAGGCCGGGCTCGTGACGGTCCGGGTGGCGGCGCAGCGGCGGTGCTACGCGCTGCGGCCGGAGCCCTTGGCCGAAGTGGACGCCTGGCTCGCGCCCTACCGCCAGTTCTGGTCGGACCGGCTCGACGCGCTGGAGCGCCGGTTGGACGAGACCGACCCGCGCTGA
- a CDS encoding DUF2461 domain-containing protein: MTFSGFGEYAVDFYDGLVEDNSKPYWDDHVETYKSDVRAPMEALLAELAPEFSDGFGEPKVFRPYRDVRFAKDKTPYKTHCGAVVEQGRGGGAYYVEVGPEGLRVGGGCFHLASDQIARFRTAVDTELHGEALAKILKKLEKTGWEIRGDRLKSKPRGFDADHPRLDLLRYRSVYAIRGWEPDDVLHERGALDRVRKAWRQLREFNEWARDRVGPSEQPRR, translated from the coding sequence GTGACGTTCAGCGGATTCGGCGAGTACGCCGTCGACTTCTACGACGGCCTCGTGGAGGACAACTCCAAGCCCTACTGGGACGACCACGTCGAGACCTACAAGTCCGACGTCCGGGCCCCGATGGAGGCGCTGCTCGCCGAGCTCGCCCCGGAGTTCTCCGACGGCTTCGGCGAGCCCAAGGTGTTCCGCCCCTACCGCGACGTCCGCTTCGCCAAGGACAAGACGCCGTACAAGACCCACTGTGGCGCAGTGGTCGAGCAGGGCCGTGGTGGCGGCGCGTACTACGTCGAGGTGGGCCCGGAGGGTCTGCGCGTCGGCGGCGGCTGCTTCCACCTGGCCTCCGACCAGATCGCCCGCTTCCGCACGGCCGTCGACACGGAGCTGCACGGCGAAGCGCTGGCGAAGATCCTGAAGAAGCTCGAGAAGACCGGCTGGGAGATCCGGGGCGACCGGCTGAAGTCGAAGCCCCGCGGCTTCGACGCCGACCACCCCCGCCTCGACCTGCTGCGCTACCGCTCGGTGTACGCGATCCGCGGCTGGGAGCCCGACGACGTCCTGCACGAGCGGGGTGCGCTCGACCGGGTCCGGAAGGCGTGGCGGCAGTTGCGCGAGTTCAACGAATGGGCCCGTGACCGGGTCGGGCCCAGCGAGCAGCCGCGCCGTTAG